A single region of the Streptomyces sp. NBC_00236 genome encodes:
- a CDS encoding VOC family protein has translation MQKVTTFLWFDKNQAEEAADHYIKVIGGDSRVLDVTRWTAASPGEEGAVMTVRFQLDGAEYVAFDGGPEFPFSEAVSLSVECESQEEADRLWDALTADGGQESQCGWLKDRFGVSWQIVPPGLGEALTDPDPEKAARAMKAMLGMKRLDIEALRNA, from the coding sequence ATGCAGAAGGTCACCACGTTCCTGTGGTTCGACAAGAACCAGGCCGAGGAGGCAGCGGACCATTACATCAAGGTCATCGGCGGCGACTCGCGCGTCCTGGACGTGACCCGCTGGACGGCCGCGTCGCCCGGCGAGGAGGGAGCGGTGATGACGGTCCGCTTCCAGCTGGACGGCGCCGAGTACGTCGCGTTCGACGGCGGCCCCGAGTTCCCCTTCAGCGAGGCCGTCTCCCTCTCCGTGGAGTGCGAGTCGCAGGAGGAGGCGGACCGGCTGTGGGACGCGCTCACCGCGGACGGCGGCCAGGAGAGCCAGTGCGGCTGGCTCAAGGACAGGTTCGGCGTCTCCTGGCAGATCGTCCCGCCCGGTCTCGGCGAGGCCCTGACCGACCCCGACCCGGAGAAGGCGGCCCGCGCCATGAAGGCGATGCTCGGCATGAAGCGCCTCGACATCGAGGCCCTGCGCAACGCCTGA
- a CDS encoding class I SAM-dependent methyltransferase translates to MGRVNALAPTGPSDDTPGPSDAPDPLADFRALRTPEGAELLAGLRSYDPATELATATRLRRTHPAALVSAALGQARLRQRAVAKFGTEDAHRMFFTPNGVEQATRTSVAGYRARRFADAGVRSVADLCCGIGGDAIALARAGISVLAVDRDPLTAEVARANAAALGLDALIEVRCADVTEIDTAPYDAVFVDPARRGGRGRIFDPEAYSPPLSWATAAALKAPRAALKIAPGVPHEAIGPQAEAEWISDGGDVKEAVLWFGEGFDAGSYRATLLPSGATLSAPAVLPAPPVGPVGRYLYEPDGAVIRAHLVAGIVERCHGRLFDEMIAYVTSDELYDSPYTAGYEITDQLPFNTKRLKALLRERRVGVLTVKKRGSGVEPEELRRKMKLQGPNAATVFLTRVANVPTMLIGRPVTGPEAAALR, encoded by the coding sequence ATGGGGCGGGTGAACGCTCTCGCCCCGACCGGCCCGTCCGACGACACCCCCGGCCCGTCCGACGCCCCCGACCCCCTCGCCGACTTCCGGGCCCTGCGCACCCCCGAAGGCGCCGAGCTGCTGGCCGGGCTGCGCTCGTACGACCCCGCCACCGAACTGGCCACCGCCACCCGGCTGCGCCGCACCCACCCGGCCGCCCTCGTCTCGGCGGCCCTGGGCCAGGCCCGGCTGCGGCAGCGGGCGGTGGCGAAGTTCGGCACCGAGGACGCGCACCGGATGTTCTTCACCCCGAACGGGGTCGAGCAGGCGACCCGCACCTCGGTGGCCGGCTACCGCGCACGGCGGTTCGCGGACGCCGGGGTGCGCAGCGTCGCCGACCTCTGCTGCGGGATCGGCGGCGACGCGATCGCCCTGGCCCGGGCCGGGATCTCCGTCCTCGCCGTGGACCGCGACCCGCTGACCGCCGAGGTGGCCCGGGCCAACGCCGCCGCACTCGGCCTGGACGCGCTGATCGAGGTGCGGTGCGCCGACGTCACGGAGATCGACACCGCGCCCTACGACGCGGTCTTCGTCGACCCGGCCCGCCGCGGCGGACGCGGCCGCATCTTCGACCCGGAGGCCTACTCCCCGCCCCTGTCCTGGGCGACCGCCGCGGCGCTCAAGGCGCCCCGGGCCGCGCTGAAGATCGCCCCGGGGGTGCCGCACGAGGCGATCGGCCCGCAGGCGGAGGCCGAGTGGATCTCGGACGGCGGCGACGTGAAGGAGGCGGTGCTCTGGTTCGGTGAGGGCTTCGATGCGGGGTCCTACCGCGCGACGCTGCTCCCGTCGGGCGCCACGCTGTCCGCCCCGGCCGTGCTGCCCGCGCCGCCGGTCGGCCCGGTGGGGCGCTATCTGTACGAGCCGGACGGCGCGGTGATCCGGGCGCATCTGGTGGCCGGGATCGTGGAGCGGTGCCACGGCCGGCTGTTCGACGAGATGATCGCGTACGTCACGAGCGACGAGCTGTACGACTCCCCGTACACCGCGGGCTACGAGATCACCGATCAGCTGCCCTTCAACACGAAGCGGCTGAAAGCGCTGCTGCGGGAAAGGAGGGTCGGCGTCCTCACGGTCAAGAAGCGTGGTTCGGGGGTCGAACCGGAGGAGCTGCGGCGGAAGATGAAGCTCCAGGGCCCGAACGCGGCCACGGTCTTCCTGACCCGGGTCGCCAACGTACCGACGATGCTGATCGGCCGTCCCGTGACGGGCCCCGAGGCCGCCGCGCTGCGCTGA
- a CDS encoding polysaccharide deacetylase family protein: MQPVRQKEEFDMKRRRPGTESCGQERAGRGRGHLRRRPGYAVLAALLVAAAGSGCAAEAGGSAPADPGRAAAARAGQPGGPPAAGAAGSVAAQAEKARRAQAARAVAAKKWGLASTPLTPPAPPAVKPHLTTREGFEVEGGDASLPPVFTTVPTDKKIVFLTMDDGDDKDPELLKMMSELNIPYSAFLSDYVVRDNYAYFKEAQVRGVVLGNHTLNHRYMPGLSHDEQKREICDQQDIMEQQYGERPRLFRPPYGNYNGDTLRIAKSCGITAVPLWAAEAFPDHMEWREEDQDLHPGDIILTHFRGKKDWKGSMPDMIRNVMKVITDKGYAVARLEDYV, from the coding sequence ATGCAGCCAGTACGACAAAAGGAAGAATTCGACATGAAGAGGCGCAGACCGGGTACGGAGTCGTGCGGACAGGAGCGGGCGGGGCGCGGGCGCGGACACCTGCGGCGCCGGCCGGGGTACGCGGTCCTCGCCGCACTGCTGGTCGCCGCCGCAGGCTCGGGCTGTGCCGCCGAGGCCGGCGGCAGTGCGCCGGCCGACCCCGGACGCGCCGCCGCGGCGCGGGCCGGACAGCCGGGCGGCCCCCCGGCGGCCGGGGCGGCGGGTTCCGTCGCGGCGCAGGCCGAGAAGGCGCGCCGCGCCCAGGCCGCGCGGGCCGTGGCCGCCAAGAAGTGGGGCCTGGCGAGCACCCCGCTGACCCCGCCGGCGCCTCCCGCCGTCAAGCCGCACCTCACCACCCGCGAGGGCTTCGAGGTCGAGGGCGGTGACGCCTCGCTGCCGCCGGTCTTCACGACGGTCCCCACCGACAAGAAGATCGTCTTCCTGACGATGGACGACGGGGACGACAAGGACCCTGAGCTGCTGAAGATGATGTCGGAGCTGAACATCCCGTACAGCGCCTTCCTCAGCGACTACGTGGTGCGCGACAACTACGCGTACTTCAAGGAGGCTCAGGTCCGCGGTGTCGTCCTCGGCAACCACACGTTGAACCACCGCTACATGCCCGGCCTCTCCCACGACGAGCAGAAGCGGGAGATCTGCGACCAGCAGGACATCATGGAGCAGCAGTACGGCGAGCGCCCCCGGCTCTTCCGGCCGCCGTACGGCAACTACAACGGCGACACCCTGCGGATCGCCAAGTCCTGTGGGATCACGGCCGTGCCCCTGTGGGCGGCGGAGGCGTTCCCCGACCACATGGAGTGGCGGGAGGAGGACCAGGACCTGCACCCCGGCGACATCATCCTCACGCACTTCCGGGGCAAGAAGGACTGGAAGGGCAGCATGCCCGACATGATCCGGAACGTCATGAAGGTCATCACGGACAAGGGTTACGCCGTGGCCCGCCTGGAGGACTACGTATGA
- a CDS encoding DUF6234 family protein, whose protein sequence is MLTRPAGAGNRRPGPFVTGCLDVVVGLLVVALEAVICAAVMYTHTRPEPEWARLSPKGPGPVESGPPPMDWSATLTLASFTAAACLIGVVLLRHGLPLAGVVQLLAAGVLCVLTLMAWHSDYRLAHPAAPASSPDRSGHQRTGGRTPGPPAAAGRPQATTTIAPGAPWSPRTAAGRA, encoded by the coding sequence ATGCTCACGCGACCCGCCGGAGCGGGGAACCGGCGCCCCGGCCCATTCGTGACCGGCTGCCTGGACGTGGTGGTCGGCCTGCTGGTCGTCGCCCTGGAGGCGGTGATCTGCGCGGCCGTCATGTACACGCACACGCGTCCGGAGCCGGAGTGGGCCCGGCTGTCCCCCAAGGGGCCCGGGCCCGTCGAGAGCGGACCGCCCCCGATGGACTGGTCCGCCACGCTCACGCTCGCCTCGTTCACCGCGGCGGCCTGCCTGATCGGCGTGGTGCTGCTGCGCCACGGCCTGCCCCTGGCGGGCGTCGTCCAACTGCTCGCCGCGGGCGTGCTGTGCGTCCTGACGCTCATGGCGTGGCACAGCGACTACCGGCTCGCGCACCCCGCGGCCCCGGCCTCTTCGCCGGACCGGTCCGGCCACCAGCGGACCGGCGGGCGCACCCCGGGGCCCCCGGCCGCCGCGGGGCGGCCGCAGGCGACGACGACCATCGCCCCCGGCGCCCCGTGGTCACCGCGCACCGCGGCGGGCCGCGCCTGA
- the groES gene encoding co-chaperone GroES, whose translation MVSTSTKVAIKPLEDRIVVQPLDAEQTTASGLVIPDTAKEKPQEGVVLAVGPGRFENGERLPLDVKTGDVVLYSKYGGTEVKYNGEEYLVLSARDVLAIIEK comes from the coding sequence ATCGTGTCGACCAGCACCAAGGTTGCGATCAAGCCGCTCGAGGACCGCATTGTGGTCCAGCCGCTCGACGCCGAGCAGACCACGGCCTCCGGCCTGGTCATTCCGGACACTGCCAAGGAGAAGCCCCAGGAGGGCGTCGTCCTGGCCGTGGGCCCGGGCCGCTTCGAGAACGGCGAGCGCCTTCCGCTCGACGTCAAGACCGGCGATGTCGTGCTGTACAGCAAGTACGGCGGCACCGAGGTGAAGTACAACGGCGAGGAGTACCTCGTCCTCTCGGCTCGCGACGTGCTCGCGATCATCGAGAAGTAA
- the groL gene encoding chaperonin GroEL (60 kDa chaperone family; promotes refolding of misfolded polypeptides especially under stressful conditions; forms two stacked rings of heptamers to form a barrel-shaped 14mer; ends can be capped by GroES; misfolded proteins enter the barrel where they are refolded when GroES binds): MAKILKFDEDARRALERGVNKLADTVKVTIGPKGRNVVIDKKFGAPTITNDGVTIAREVELDDPYENLGAQLVKEVATKTNDVAGDGTTTATVLAQALVREGLRNVAAGASPAALKKGIDAAVKAVSEELLATARPIEDKSDIAAVAALSAQDTQVGELIADAMDKVGKDGVITVEESNTFGLDLDFTEGMAFDKGYLSPYMVTDQERMEAVLDDPYILIHQGKIGSIQELLPLLEKVIQAGASKPLLIIAEDVEGEALSTLVVNKIRGTFNAVAVKAPGFGDRRKAMLGDIATLTGATVIAEEVGLKLDQAGLDVLGTARRVTVSKDDTTIVDGGGKSDEVAGRVNQIKAEIESTDSDWDREKLQERLAKLAGGVCVIRVGAATEVELKEKKHRLEDAISATRAAVEEGIVSGGGSALVHAVKVLEGNLGKTGDEATGVAVVRRAAVEPLRWIAENAGLEGYVITSKVSELDKGQGFNAATGEYGDLVKAGVIDPVKVTRSALENAASIASLLLTTETLVVEKPAEEEAEAGHGHGHSH, encoded by the coding sequence ATGGCGAAGATCCTGAAGTTCGACGAGGACGCCCGTCGCGCCCTCGAGCGCGGCGTCAACAAGCTTGCCGACACGGTGAAGGTGACGATCGGCCCCAAGGGCCGCAACGTCGTCATCGACAAGAAGTTCGGTGCGCCCACCATCACCAACGACGGTGTCACCATCGCGCGCGAGGTCGAGCTGGACGACCCGTACGAGAACCTCGGTGCCCAGCTGGTGAAGGAGGTCGCGACCAAGACCAACGACGTAGCCGGTGACGGTACGACCACCGCCACCGTCCTGGCCCAGGCGCTCGTCCGCGAGGGCCTGCGCAACGTGGCCGCGGGCGCGTCCCCGGCCGCCCTGAAGAAGGGCATCGACGCCGCGGTCAAGGCCGTGTCCGAGGAGCTCCTCGCGACCGCCCGCCCGATCGAGGACAAGTCCGACATCGCCGCCGTGGCCGCGCTCTCCGCGCAGGACACCCAGGTCGGCGAGCTCATCGCGGACGCGATGGACAAGGTCGGCAAGGACGGTGTCATCACCGTCGAGGAGTCCAACACCTTCGGTCTGGACCTCGACTTCACCGAGGGCATGGCCTTCGACAAGGGCTACCTGTCCCCGTACATGGTGACCGACCAGGAGCGTATGGAGGCCGTCCTCGACGACCCGTACATCCTGATCCACCAGGGCAAGATCGGCTCGATCCAGGAGCTGCTGCCGCTCCTGGAGAAGGTCATCCAGGCCGGTGCCTCCAAGCCGCTGCTGATCATCGCCGAGGACGTCGAGGGCGAGGCCCTGTCGACCCTGGTCGTCAACAAGATCCGTGGCACCTTCAACGCCGTCGCGGTGAAGGCCCCGGGCTTCGGTGACCGCCGCAAGGCCATGCTCGGCGACATCGCCACCCTCACCGGTGCGACCGTCATCGCCGAGGAGGTCGGCCTCAAGCTCGACCAGGCCGGTCTGGACGTGCTGGGCACCGCCCGCCGCGTGACCGTCTCCAAGGACGACACCACCATCGTCGACGGTGGCGGCAAGTCCGACGAGGTCGCCGGCCGCGTCAACCAGATCAAGGCCGAGATCGAGTCCACGGACTCCGACTGGGACCGCGAGAAGCTCCAGGAGCGCCTGGCGAAGCTGGCCGGCGGTGTCTGCGTGATCCGCGTCGGCGCTGCCACCGAGGTCGAGCTCAAGGAGAAGAAGCACCGTCTGGAGGACGCCATCTCCGCGACCCGCGCCGCGGTCGAGGAGGGCATCGTCTCCGGTGGTGGCTCCGCTCTGGTCCACGCCGTCAAGGTCCTCGAGGGCAACCTCGGCAAGACCGGCGACGAGGCCACCGGTGTCGCGGTCGTGCGCCGCGCCGCCGTCGAGCCCCTCCGCTGGATCGCGGAGAACGCGGGCCTCGAGGGCTACGTCATCACCTCGAAGGTCTCCGAGCTCGACAAGGGTCAGGGCTTCAACGCCGCGACCGGCGAGTACGGCGACCTGGTGAAGGCCGGCGTCATCGACCCGGTCAAGGTCACCCGCTCCGCGCTGGAGAACGCCGCGTCCATCGCGTCGCTGCTGCTCACGACCGAGACCCTGGTCGTCGAGAAGCCGGCCGAGGAAGAGGCCGAGGCCGGTCACGGCCACGGTCACTCGCACTAG
- a CDS encoding SDR family NAD(P)-dependent oxidoreductase, which produces MTTALITGATAGIGAAFARRLAAEGHNLVLVARDTDRLREQATELHDRHGIEAEVLTADLSADDGIAAVESRLADRKQSVDLLVNNAGFGNKGHFLDVPMADELAMLKVHCEAVLRLTSAAAAGMKERGRGGIVNVASVAAFVPRGTYGASKAWVVQFTQGAAKDLAGSGVRMMALCPGFVRTEFHERAGMGTGNIPGWMWLDADKLVAAALADLARGKSLSIPDARYKALMGLVKVTPRGLLGGVTSRTGRKYGPQ; this is translated from the coding sequence ATGACGACTGCACTGATTACGGGCGCGACCGCGGGCATCGGCGCCGCCTTCGCGCGGCGGCTCGCGGCCGAGGGGCACAACCTCGTGCTGGTGGCCCGCGACACCGACCGGCTGCGGGAACAGGCCACCGAACTGCACGACCGGCACGGCATCGAGGCCGAGGTGCTGACGGCGGACCTGTCCGCGGACGACGGGATCGCCGCGGTCGAGAGCAGGCTGGCCGACCGTAAGCAGTCGGTCGATCTGCTGGTCAACAACGCCGGGTTCGGCAACAAGGGGCACTTCCTCGATGTCCCCATGGCGGATGAACTGGCCATGCTGAAGGTGCACTGCGAGGCGGTCCTGCGGCTGACCTCGGCGGCCGCGGCGGGCATGAAGGAGCGCGGCAGGGGCGGCATCGTGAACGTGGCCTCCGTCGCCGCGTTCGTGCCGCGCGGTACGTACGGGGCGTCCAAGGCGTGGGTCGTGCAGTTCACCCAGGGCGCGGCGAAGGACCTGGCCGGTTCGGGCGTGCGGATGATGGCCCTGTGCCCCGGCTTCGTTCGGACGGAGTTCCATGAACGGGCCGGGATGGGCACCGGGAACATCCCGGGCTGGATGTGGCTCGACGCCGACAAGCTGGTGGCGGCGGCGCTGGCGGACCTGGCGCGCGGGAAGTCGCTCTCGATCCCCGACGCGCGGTACAAGGCGTTGATGGGCCTGGTGAAGGTGACGCCGCGCGGCCTGCTCGGAGGGGTCACCTCCAGGACAGGCCGCAAGTACGGACCCCAGTGA
- a CDS encoding multicopper oxidase family protein translates to MEKTRGRQRLRRVLITSAVVTGVLVAAVGGGFAWLWTGADVSTVGKVRFSQRMAVPPLAESTVGPDGTRVFDLRMQSGETEFEDGRPTPTWGFNGSYLGPTLRAERGERVKVRVRNTLDEASTVHWHGMHLPAAMDGGPHQMVAAGGAWAPRWKVDQPAATLWYHPHPHGATEQHVQRGLAGLFLIDDARSRQLALPKKYGVDDLPVIVQDVTFDGARFDHGHSFLAKTGFLGKRTMVNGTLDPYREVGDERVRLRLLNASTARIYTFGFDDDRAFDLVGTDGGLLERPAAMNRIQLSPGERAEVVVRMRPDERTVLRSYPWRAGNNWEKRFDGGDDSFDVLELRAAHRLRPSPALPARLGEPELPDGTDAAHGRFFELRRSGINGKPMAMDRIDETVVRGTAETWTLRNGGDMTHNFHVHDVQFRVLEVNGREPEPALRGRKDTVAIPVGTTMKIALRFDGPADPDTPYMYHCHLLAHEDHGMMGQFVVVGPGQRAGRPGVHPGH, encoded by the coding sequence ATGGAGAAGACCAGGGGACGACAGCGGTTGAGGCGCGTGCTCATCACGTCGGCGGTGGTGACGGGCGTCCTGGTGGCGGCGGTCGGCGGCGGGTTCGCCTGGCTGTGGACCGGGGCGGACGTCAGCACCGTGGGGAAGGTCCGTTTCAGCCAGCGCATGGCCGTACCGCCGCTGGCGGAGTCGACCGTGGGCCCGGACGGCACCCGGGTCTTCGATCTGCGGATGCAGTCGGGCGAGACGGAGTTCGAGGACGGCCGCCCGACGCCGACCTGGGGCTTCAACGGCAGCTATCTGGGCCCGACGCTCCGCGCGGAGCGCGGTGAGCGGGTGAAGGTGCGGGTACGCAACACCCTCGACGAGGCCTCCACCGTGCACTGGCACGGCATGCACCTGCCCGCCGCGATGGACGGCGGCCCGCATCAGATGGTGGCGGCGGGCGGCGCGTGGGCCCCGCGCTGGAAGGTCGACCAGCCTGCCGCCACGCTCTGGTACCACCCACATCCGCACGGGGCGACCGAACAGCACGTGCAGCGCGGTCTGGCCGGCTTGTTCCTGATCGACGACGCGCGCTCACGGCAGTTGGCGCTCCCGAAGAAGTACGGCGTGGACGACCTTCCGGTCATCGTGCAGGACGTCACCTTCGACGGGGCCCGGTTCGACCACGGCCACTCCTTCCTCGCCAAAACCGGCTTCCTCGGCAAGCGGACCATGGTGAACGGCACGCTCGACCCGTACCGGGAGGTCGGCGACGAACGCGTACGGCTACGGCTGCTGAACGCCTCCACCGCGCGCATCTACACCTTCGGCTTCGACGACGACCGCGCGTTCGACCTGGTCGGGACCGACGGCGGACTGCTGGAAAGGCCGGCGGCGATGAACCGGATCCAACTCTCCCCCGGCGAGCGTGCCGAGGTCGTCGTCCGGATGCGGCCGGACGAGCGGACCGTGCTGCGCAGCTACCCGTGGCGCGCCGGCAACAACTGGGAGAAGCGGTTCGACGGGGGCGACGACTCCTTCGACGTACTGGAACTGCGCGCGGCGCACCGGCTGCGCCCGTCGCCCGCACTGCCCGCGAGGCTGGGCGAACCGGAGCTGCCCGACGGGACGGACGCGGCGCACGGGCGCTTCTTCGAGCTGCGCAGGTCGGGGATCAACGGGAAGCCGATGGCCATGGACCGGATCGACGAGACCGTGGTGCGGGGCACGGCCGAGACGTGGACGCTGCGCAACGGCGGCGACATGACGCACAACTTCCACGTCCACGACGTGCAGTTCAGGGTGCTGGAGGTGAACGGCCGGGAGCCGGAGCCCGCTTTGCGGGGCCGGAAGGACACGGTCGCGATCCCGGTGGGTACCACGATGAAGATCGCGCTCCGGTTCGACGGGCCCGCCGATCCCGACACTCCGTACATGTACCACTGCCATCTGCTGGCCCATGAGGACCACGGGATGATGGGCCAGTTCGTGGTCGTCGGGCCGGGGCAGCGGGCTGGTCGTCCTGGCGTCCATCCGGGGCACTAA
- a CDS encoding MOSC domain-containing protein, with the protein MTAKTVLTVNAGRPTVAHYTDAPGGMTGIDKHPVEGLIRVCDPGPEGEGGSGLAGDAVCDLRHHGGSHQAVYAFAREDLDGWERELGRPLANGSFGENLTTGGLEVGGALIGERWRIGAELVLEVTSGRIPCRTFAGHLDEARWVKRFTRAAAPGAYLRVITPGSIRAGDPVEIVHRPDHEVTVELQFRAVTTHRELLPLLLPAGEALHPEALRKARAYEEKLAAP; encoded by the coding sequence ATGACTGCGAAGACTGTGCTGACCGTGAACGCGGGCCGTCCCACGGTGGCGCACTACACCGACGCCCCGGGCGGCATGACCGGGATCGACAAGCACCCCGTCGAGGGACTCATACGGGTCTGCGACCCCGGCCCCGAGGGCGAGGGCGGCAGCGGTCTGGCCGGGGACGCGGTCTGCGACCTGCGCCATCACGGTGGCTCGCACCAGGCCGTGTACGCCTTCGCCCGCGAGGATCTCGACGGGTGGGAGCGGGAACTGGGGCGCCCACTGGCCAACGGCTCGTTCGGCGAGAACCTGACCACGGGCGGCCTGGAGGTCGGCGGCGCACTGATCGGCGAGCGCTGGCGGATCGGCGCGGAGCTGGTCCTGGAGGTGACCTCCGGCCGGATTCCGTGCCGTACGTTCGCGGGCCACCTCGACGAGGCGCGCTGGGTCAAACGCTTCACTCGGGCCGCGGCCCCCGGGGCGTACCTCCGGGTGATCACGCCGGGCAGCATCCGGGCCGGCGACCCGGTCGAGATCGTGCACCGGCCGGACCACGAGGTCACGGTGGAACTGCAGTTCCGGGCCGTGACGACGCACCGCGAGCTGCTGCCGCTGCTGCTGCCGGCCGGCGAGGCGCTGCACCCCGAGGCGCTGCGGAAGGCGCGCGCGTACGAGGAGAAGCTCGCGGCGCCCTGA
- a CDS encoding LysR family transcriptional regulator, with translation MIEARHLRVLRAVAGTGSFSAAARELGCTQPAVSQQMKALESSAGTTLLIRTGREMRLTQAGEALVRHASGILAGLTAAEEEVAAIAGLRAGRVRLVSFPSGSSTLVPGALAALRAAHPGTRVSLVEAEPPRSVEMLRDGDCDIALAFRYGTQGAEWDDLVVRPLLTDRLIGLVPEGHPLADRDEVGIGELAGEPWIAGCPRCRRQLVEVCEASGFTPRIDFATDDYPAVIGLVGAGLGVAVLPALAIESVRPRGARTVTVEPAIEREIVALTLPDLAQVPAVAATLDQLSLAAAR, from the coding sequence GTGATCGAAGCCCGTCATCTCCGAGTCCTGCGCGCCGTGGCCGGTACCGGCTCCTTCTCCGCCGCCGCCCGCGAGCTCGGCTGCACCCAGCCCGCCGTCAGCCAGCAGATGAAGGCGCTGGAGTCCTCGGCGGGCACCACGCTGCTCATCCGCACCGGGCGGGAGATGCGGCTGACGCAGGCCGGTGAGGCGCTCGTGCGGCACGCCTCCGGCATCCTCGCCGGGCTCACCGCAGCCGAGGAGGAGGTCGCCGCGATCGCCGGGCTGCGGGCCGGACGGGTCCGGCTGGTCTCCTTCCCCAGCGGCAGCTCCACCCTGGTCCCGGGCGCCCTCGCGGCGCTCAGGGCCGCGCATCCCGGCACCCGGGTCTCCCTGGTCGAGGCGGAGCCGCCGCGCTCGGTGGAGATGCTGCGCGACGGCGACTGCGACATCGCGCTGGCCTTCCGGTACGGCACGCAGGGCGCGGAGTGGGACGACCTGGTGGTGCGGCCCCTGCTGACCGACCGGCTGATCGGTCTCGTCCCCGAAGGGCACCCCCTCGCGGACCGGGACGAGGTGGGTATCGGTGAACTCGCCGGGGAGCCGTGGATCGCCGGCTGCCCGCGCTGCCGTCGGCAGCTCGTGGAGGTCTGCGAGGCGTCCGGCTTCACCCCGCGGATCGACTTCGCCACCGACGACTACCCGGCGGTGATCGGTCTGGTCGGCGCCGGCCTCGGGGTGGCCGTCCTGCCGGCGCTGGCGATCGAGTCGGTACGCCCCAGGGGAGCCAGGACCGTGACGGTGGAGCCCGCCATCGAGCGCGAGATCGTCGCGCTGACCCTGCCCGACCTGGCGCAGGTCCCGGCCGTGGCGGCCACCCTGGACCAGCTGTCGCTGGCGGCCGCCCGCTGA
- a CDS encoding WhiB family transcriptional regulator: protein MADFSRLPGPNADLWDWQLLAACRGVDSSLFFHPEGERGAARSARETSAKEVCMRCPVRAECAAHALAVREPYGVWGGLTEDEREELMGRARNRLISAAAPSFPPGHG, encoded by the coding sequence ATGGCAGATTTCTCCCGCCTTCCCGGACCCAACGCCGATCTGTGGGACTGGCAGCTGCTGGCGGCCTGCCGAGGGGTCGACAGCTCCCTGTTCTTCCACCCCGAGGGCGAACGCGGAGCCGCCCGGAGCGCCCGTGAGACCTCCGCCAAAGAGGTCTGCATGCGCTGCCCGGTACGCGCCGAGTGCGCCGCCCACGCGCTGGCGGTACGCGAGCCCTACGGGGTGTGGGGAGGACTGACCGAGGACGAACGCGAGGAGCTCATGGGCCGGGCCCGCAACAGGCTGATCAGCGCGGCCGCTCCCTCGTTCCCGCCCGGGCACGGCTGA
- a CDS encoding response regulator transcription factor encodes MTSVLVCDDSPLAREALRRAVATVPGVERVTTAANGEEVLRRWGADRSDLILMDVRMPGLGGVETVRRLLSADPGARIIMLTVAEDLDGVALAVAAGARGYLHKDASRAELRATVTQALADPTWRLAPRRLRSAEMGAAPTLTAREIQVLEGMSHGRSNAEIGRELFLSEDTVKTHARRLFKKLGASDRAHAVALGFRWGLVR; translated from the coding sequence ATGACATCCGTTCTCGTCTGCGACGATTCCCCGCTTGCCCGAGAAGCGCTCCGTCGCGCGGTCGCGACCGTGCCCGGCGTCGAGCGTGTGACGACGGCGGCCAACGGGGAGGAAGTCCTCCGCCGCTGGGGTGCCGACCGTTCGGATCTGATTCTCATGGACGTACGCATGCCCGGTCTGGGAGGTGTGGAGACCGTCCGTCGGCTGCTCTCCGCCGACCCCGGGGCGCGGATCATCATGCTGACCGTCGCCGAGGACCTGGACGGGGTCGCGCTCGCGGTCGCCGCCGGGGCCCGCGGGTATCTGCACAAGGACGCCTCCCGGGCGGAGCTCCGGGCGACCGTCACCCAGGCCCTGGCCGATCCGACGTGGCGGCTCGCCCCGCGCCGGCTGCGCTCGGCCGAGATGGGTGCGGCGCCCACGCTCACGGCGCGTGAGATCCAGGTCCTCGAAGGAATGAGCCACGGTCGCTCCAACGCGGAGATCGGCCGTGAGCTGTTCCTCTCCGAGGACACGGTGAAGACGCACGCCAGGCGTCTGTTCAAGAAGCTCGGAGCCTCGGACCGGGCGCACGCGGTGGCACTCGGTTTCCGCTGGGGCCTGGTCCGCTGA